Proteins found in one Halobaculum sp. MBLA0147 genomic segment:
- a CDS encoding ABC transporter substrate-binding protein, whose translation MDDNTEKRVGRRTFLAAAGTATATAVAGCAGDTGEADPTATDTETSGGGGGGEDTETEAESTETASGLDVTVTMGQMDSGLDPQDHAETNTEIIVGQAYEGLMDRNKTGGIVEALATNWERVEPGVARFTLRDGVTFHNGDDLTAEDVAFSIRRIVFDDTGIASPQKNDLGAVSEVEAGDGEVTVRFDGLNPIVFQLFATNGPVVQQSWIESNGSDFINRNANGTGPFQLTNYDSGNEVSFERNEEYWGEVPEVATTTLNASSESSTRVNRLLAEESEIVTNVPPQEVSRVESSDVAGVNPVPSTRIIFLQMRYDVEPFSNKQFRQALNYAVDVESIVENVLNGFGSITGQPTLEQFTGYNPDVDPYPYDPEQAEQLVEESGFAGAEITLETPIGRYLKDVEVAQAAASDIDSLSNVSCEVRQREFSSLVQDITTGNIEDKPNFNLLGWGNGEFDASQTIIPLLTTDGALTILKNDEIDSLMQEAQNEADPQAREEILQEANARLHDLAPWVFMHQQFSVYGVASDVEWQPRSDEFIDVDTVSRM comes from the coding sequence ATGGATGACAATACCGAGAAGCGAGTCGGGAGACGGACGTTCCTGGCGGCCGCCGGGACGGCGACCGCGACGGCGGTAGCCGGCTGTGCCGGCGACACCGGGGAAGCAGATCCGACCGCGACTGACACTGAAACCTCCGGCGGCGGTGGCGGCGGCGAGGACACCGAGACGGAGGCGGAGTCGACAGAGACGGCCAGCGGCCTGGACGTGACCGTCACGATGGGCCAGATGGACTCCGGGCTAGACCCACAGGACCACGCCGAGACGAACACGGAGATCATCGTCGGGCAGGCCTACGAGGGGCTGATGGACCGGAACAAGACCGGCGGGATCGTCGAGGCGCTGGCCACGAACTGGGAACGCGTCGAGCCCGGCGTCGCCCGGTTCACACTGCGCGACGGCGTCACCTTCCACAACGGCGACGACCTCACCGCCGAGGACGTGGCGTTCTCGATCCGGCGGATCGTCTTCGACGACACCGGGATCGCCAGCCCGCAGAAGAACGACCTCGGCGCAGTCAGCGAGGTCGAGGCGGGCGACGGCGAGGTGACGGTCCGGTTCGACGGGCTGAACCCCATCGTGTTCCAGCTGTTCGCGACGAACGGCCCGGTCGTCCAGCAGTCGTGGATCGAGTCCAACGGCTCCGACTTCATCAACCGCAACGCGAACGGCACCGGGCCGTTCCAGTTGACGAACTACGACTCCGGCAACGAGGTCTCCTTCGAGCGCAACGAGGAGTACTGGGGTGAGGTCCCCGAGGTGGCGACGACGACGCTCAACGCCTCCAGCGAGTCGAGTACCCGCGTGAACCGGCTACTCGCCGAGGAGTCTGAGATCGTCACCAACGTGCCGCCACAGGAGGTGTCTCGCGTCGAGAGCTCCGACGTGGCCGGGGTCAACCCCGTCCCGTCGACACGGATCATCTTCCTCCAGATGCGGTACGACGTGGAGCCGTTCTCGAACAAGCAGTTCCGGCAGGCACTCAACTACGCCGTCGACGTCGAGAGCATCGTCGAGAACGTGCTCAACGGGTTCGGCTCGATCACCGGGCAGCCGACGCTCGAACAGTTCACGGGCTACAACCCAGACGTGGACCCGTACCCGTACGACCCCGAGCAGGCCGAACAACTCGTCGAGGAGTCCGGCTTCGCGGGCGCGGAGATCACGCTGGAGACGCCGATCGGCCGGTACCTCAAGGACGTGGAGGTCGCACAGGCGGCCGCCAGCGACATCGACTCGCTGTCGAACGTCTCCTGTGAGGTGCGCCAGCGGGAGTTCTCCTCGCTCGTGCAGGACATCACCACCGGGAACATCGAGGACAAGCCGAACTTCAACCTCCTCGGGTGGGGCAACGGTGAGTTCGACGCGAGTCAGACGATCATCCCACTCCTGACGACGGACGGTGCCCTGACGATCCTGAAGAACGACGAGATCGACTCGCTGATGCAGGAGGCACAGAACGAGGCCGACCCCCAGGCTCGCGAGGAGATCCTCCAGGAGGCGAACGCGCGCCTCCACGATCTGGCGCCGTGGGTGTTCATGCACCAGCAGTTCAGCGTCTACGGCGTCGCCAGCGACGTGGAGTGGCAGCCTCGTTCGGACGAGTTCATCGACGTGGACACGGTCTCCCGAATGTGA
- a CDS encoding ABC transporter permease: protein MSQGRFVAKRTLQGIGVVWGVVTVVFALRFVTPGSAINAVAPLDASQETRRAIARELGLDEPLYVQYGEYLFDLVRGDMGFSYIRGQEVTSLVASKVPATVELAVAATVVAIALSIPLGVVSATRRNQPVDWLATLFSLAGISTPNFWLGIMMILVLAVQLGIFQTSGRAVAGVEVLAAIVGPASFIETLRLWLAHITLPAIALGTYFTALITRLTRSGMLDELGKPYVRAARAKGLPETLVRYKHALRNTLIPVITVLGLQLGTLIGGAVITEAVFSWPGLGTLVIRSINLRDWPVLQGSLIVIGTSFVLVNLLVDVVYARLDPRVVNE, encoded by the coding sequence ATGTCACAGGGACGGTTCGTCGCGAAGCGGACCCTGCAAGGGATCGGCGTCGTCTGGGGTGTGGTCACCGTCGTGTTCGCGTTGCGGTTCGTCACGCCGGGGAGTGCCATCAACGCCGTCGCACCGCTCGACGCGAGTCAGGAGACCCGACGCGCCATCGCTCGCGAGCTGGGCCTGGACGAGCCGCTGTACGTCCAGTACGGGGAGTACCTCTTCGACCTGGTGCGTGGCGACATGGGATTTTCGTACATCCGCGGCCAGGAGGTCACGTCGCTGGTCGCCTCGAAGGTGCCCGCGACGGTGGAGTTGGCCGTCGCGGCGACGGTCGTCGCCATCGCGCTGTCGATCCCGCTGGGTGTCGTCTCCGCCACGCGGCGGAACCAGCCGGTCGACTGGCTGGCGACGCTGTTCTCGCTGGCGGGGATCTCGACGCCGAACTTCTGGCTCGGGATCATGATGATCCTCGTGTTGGCGGTGCAGTTGGGGATCTTCCAGACCAGCGGCCGAGCGGTGGCCGGCGTCGAGGTGCTGGCGGCGATCGTCGGCCCGGCGTCGTTCATCGAGACGCTGCGGCTGTGGCTGGCGCACATCACGCTGCCGGCGATCGCGCTGGGAACGTACTTCACGGCGCTGATCACGCGGCTGACGCGCTCCGGGATGCTCGACGAACTCGGGAAGCCGTACGTGCGAGCCGCTCGCGCGAAGGGACTCCCGGAGACGCTCGTCCGGTACAAACACGCCCTGCGGAACACACTGATCCCGGTGATCACCGTCCTCGGGCTCCAACTCGGGACGCTGATCGGTGGGGCGGTCATCACTGAGGCCGTCTTCTCGTGGCCGGGGCTGGGGACACTCGTGATCCGGAGTATCAACCTCCGCGACTGGCCGGTGTTACAGGGGAGTCTGATCGTGATCGGGACGAGTTTCGTCCTGGTCAACCTCCTGGTCGACGTGGTGTACGCGCGGCTCGACCCGCGGGTGGTCAACGAGTGA
- a CDS encoding ABC transporter permease has translation MSVSDRVKKNLASEFRGSVLAKLGVVLVFAVVLVAVFAPFVAPHNPTAQDLDKAQLPPLGFTQTENQTTSEMVDGELKTVTERVTIEPDAAHPLGTDGLGRDMLSRVIYGARTSLIVGALGTVFAALVGVPVGLVAGYYRGRIDDGLMRFADVSLAFPSLVLAIALIGLWGRASVRIPDPFVEAGFVSGMPETFVLPGTVVVVVGLVNWVWFARIARGEALSLRDQEYVKAARALGASDVRILARHVLPNAITPIIVLATVQVAAIILLESSLSFLGFSGTTLSWGFDISQGRDYVSSGQWWIAGMPGLAIMLSVIGINLIGDWLRDALDPGIEGEGGA, from the coding sequence CTGAGCGTCTCCGACCGGGTGAAGAAGAACCTCGCGAGCGAGTTCCGGGGGAGCGTCCTCGCGAAACTCGGTGTCGTCTTGGTGTTCGCGGTGGTGCTGGTGGCGGTGTTCGCGCCGTTCGTCGCCCCGCACAACCCGACGGCACAGGACCTCGACAAGGCCCAACTGCCGCCACTCGGGTTCACGCAGACGGAGAACCAGACCACCTCCGAGATGGTCGACGGGGAACTGAAGACGGTGACCGAGCGGGTGACGATCGAGCCCGACGCGGCACACCCGCTCGGTACGGACGGACTCGGGAGAGACATGCTCTCGCGGGTGATCTACGGCGCACGCACGTCGTTGATCGTCGGGGCACTCGGGACGGTGTTCGCAGCGTTGGTCGGCGTCCCGGTCGGACTGGTCGCGGGGTACTACCGCGGGCGGATCGACGACGGGCTGATGCGGTTCGCTGACGTGAGTCTGGCGTTCCCGTCGCTCGTGTTGGCCATCGCCCTGATCGGATTGTGGGGGCGTGCGAGCGTGCGGATACCGGACCCGTTCGTCGAAGCCGGGTTCGTGAGCGGGATGCCGGAGACGTTCGTGTTACCGGGGACGGTCGTGGTCGTCGTCGGGTTGGTCAACTGGGTGTGGTTCGCCCGGATCGCACGCGGCGAGGCGCTGTCGTTGCGCGACCAGGAGTACGTGAAGGCGGCCCGTGCGTTGGGTGCCTCGGACGTGCGCATCCTCGCCAGACACGTCCTCCCGAACGCGATCACGCCGATCATCGTGCTCGCGACGGTGCAGGTGGCGGCGATCATCCTGTTGGAGTCGTCGCTGTCGTTCCTCGGGTTCTCCGGGACGACGCTGTCGTGGGGCTTCGACATCTCACAGGGCCGCGACTACGTCTCCTCGGGCCAGTGGTGGATCGCCGGGATGCCCGGGCTGGCGATCATGCTGTCGGTGATCGGCATCAACCTGATCGGCGACTGGCTACGTGACGCCCTCGATCCGGGGATCGAGGGGGAGGGTGGCGCGTGA
- a CDS encoding ABC transporter ATP-binding protein, with translation MTDPRLDDDVVVAVRDLSTRFFTDEGQVNAVESVSFDVRDNEILGIVGESGSGKSVTALSLIDLVERPGRIVGGEVWYRDAELAAEFRDRDASVSGDHVDLRTVPERVRRSLRGSSFSTIFQDPMSSLNPSLTVGEQIAEAVEVQRRASANPRSTRQRSQGYGLGRMLVDALVPSREYAGEASHARAIELLEQVGIPDPAERAEQYPHQFSGGMLQRAMIAQALAGEPDVLIADEPTTALDVTIQAQILDLLRDLQEEEDTSVVMITHDLGVIARMCNRVGVMYAGEVVERGTLSDVFDDPVHPYTEGLLGSIPDLEDPAPRLQPIEGNVPSLLDAEMGDGCYFADRCPKAMTDCLSDVPEYDAASGSDDHAVRCVLAERDYDPADAVDAAGPGFAGTEEVASDD, from the coding sequence GTGACGGACCCACGGCTGGACGACGACGTGGTCGTCGCCGTCCGCGACCTCTCGACGCGGTTCTTCACCGACGAGGGACAGGTGAACGCGGTGGAGTCCGTCTCCTTCGACGTACGCGACAACGAGATCCTCGGGATCGTCGGCGAGTCCGGGTCGGGGAAGTCGGTGACGGCGCTGTCGCTGATCGACCTCGTGGAGCGCCCCGGCCGGATCGTCGGCGGCGAGGTGTGGTACCGCGACGCCGAGTTGGCCGCGGAGTTCCGCGACCGCGACGCGAGCGTCAGCGGCGACCACGTCGACCTGCGCACGGTGCCGGAACGTGTCCGGCGGTCGCTGCGCGGCTCCTCGTTCAGCACGATCTTCCAGGACCCGATGAGCAGCCTCAACCCGTCGTTGACGGTCGGCGAGCAGATCGCCGAGGCCGTCGAGGTCCAACGGCGCGCCAGCGCGAACCCGCGGAGCACGCGCCAGCGGAGTCAGGGGTACGGACTCGGTCGGATGCTCGTCGACGCCTTGGTTCCCTCGCGGGAGTACGCCGGCGAGGCGAGCCACGCGCGAGCGATCGAGCTGCTCGAGCAGGTCGGGATTCCAGACCCCGCGGAGCGGGCCGAGCAGTACCCCCACCAGTTCTCCGGTGGGATGCTCCAGCGGGCGATGATCGCGCAGGCGTTGGCCGGCGAGCCGGACGTGTTGATCGCCGACGAGCCGACGACCGCGCTGGACGTGACGATCCAGGCGCAGATCCTCGACCTGTTGCGCGACCTCCAGGAGGAGGAGGACACCAGCGTGGTGATGATCACCCACGACCTGGGCGTGATCGCGCGGATGTGCAACCGTGTCGGTGTGATGTACGCCGGCGAGGTGGTCGAGCGTGGGACGCTCTCGGACGTGTTCGACGACCCCGTCCACCCGTACACGGAGGGGCTGCTCGGGTCGATCCCCGACCTGGAGGACCCGGCGCCGCGCCTCCAGCCGATCGAGGGGAACGTCCCGTCGCTGTTGGACGCGGAGATGGGCGACGGCTGTTACTTCGCGGATCGCTGTCCCAAAGCCATGACAGACTGTCTCTCGGACGTGCCCGAGTACGACGCGGCGAGTGGGAGCGACGACCACGCCGTCCGGTGTGTGTTGGCGGAACGCGACTACGATCCGGCGGACGCAGTCGACGCCGCCGGGCCGGGGTTCGCCGGCACCGAGGAGGTGGCGTCGGATGACTGA
- a CDS encoding ABC transporter ATP-binding protein — MTEDPTPTADGGGADDETAFDGRTAVDDRVAPDGRTAVDDRVAPDGGTAADTAASDGETQTASLGDRTASDTAAAAGEPLLVARNLEKYYYENDTIVDTLLGRDRQSVKAVDGVNLEVRRGETLGLVGESGCGKSTTGETVLNLREPTGGTVEFDGQDLTELSSDELTAFRKRAQIVFQDPFSSLDPRMTVGDVVTEGLKIHGLPEETPDGTTKREARRERARELLERVGLSADQVDRYPHEFSGGQRQRVGIARALALDPEFVVLDEPVSALDVSVQAQILNLLDDLQEEYGLTYLFIAHDLSVVRHICDRVAVMYLGEVVERGETDDIFDSPRHPYTEALLESVPRADTSEQGRRVEPLPGDVPSPRNPPSGCRFRTRCPEVIPPAGVATEQSAYRSVLTFRDRLERGEFGAERFRSGGEYADGEASGGASGGGSAAEVDGTAADDEAFKRAVRAEFGLDGLTGADEDTVEDALEILANGREAEAAERLTDRFESVCEREAPAEHDHGDGQVAACHLYRDDEHDDTDDEPPTEPDIESAFGGVPSGAAATESTAAGGDDDPVDGA, encoded by the coding sequence ATGACTGAGGACCCGACGCCGACGGCAGACGGCGGTGGGGCGGACGACGAGACGGCGTTCGACGGGAGGACGGCCGTCGACGACCGCGTGGCGCCCGACGGGAGGACGGCCGTCGACGACCGCGTGGCGCCCGACGGGGGAACGGCCGCCGACACCGCGGCGTCCGACGGCGAGACGCAGACCGCCTCGTTGGGGGACCGCACCGCCAGCGACACGGCCGCGGCGGCGGGCGAGCCGCTGTTGGTCGCCCGGAACCTGGAGAAGTACTACTACGAGAACGACACGATCGTCGACACGCTGTTGGGGCGGGACCGCCAGAGCGTGAAGGCCGTCGACGGCGTGAACCTGGAGGTGCGCCGCGGCGAGACGCTCGGCCTCGTCGGCGAGTCGGGCTGTGGGAAGTCGACGACCGGCGAGACGGTGCTCAACCTCCGAGAGCCGACGGGCGGCACCGTGGAGTTCGACGGCCAGGACCTGACGGAGCTGTCCAGCGACGAGTTGACGGCGTTCCGGAAGCGCGCACAGATCGTCTTCCAGGACCCCTTCTCCAGTCTCGACCCACGGATGACCGTCGGCGACGTGGTCACGGAGGGGCTGAAGATCCACGGACTCCCCGAGGAGACGCCCGACGGCACGACGAAACGCGAGGCACGCCGCGAGCGAGCCCGCGAACTGCTGGAGCGGGTCGGGCTCTCCGCCGACCAGGTGGACCGCTACCCCCACGAGTTCTCCGGGGGTCAGCGCCAGCGCGTCGGCATCGCCCGGGCGCTCGCCCTCGATCCGGAGTTCGTCGTGCTGGACGAGCCGGTGTCGGCACTGGACGTGTCGGTGCAGGCGCAGATTCTCAACCTGTTGGACGACCTCCAAGAGGAGTACGGGCTGACGTACCTGTTCATCGCCCACGACCTCAGCGTCGTCCGGCACATCTGCGACCGTGTGGCGGTGATGTACCTCGGCGAGGTCGTCGAGCGGGGCGAGACCGACGACATCTTCGACAGTCCGCGGCACCCGTACACGGAGGCGCTGTTGGAGTCGGTGCCGCGAGCCGACACGAGCGAACAGGGCCGGCGGGTCGAGCCGCTGCCGGGCGACGTGCCGTCCCCGCGGAACCCGCCCTCTGGGTGTCGCTTCCGGACGCGGTGTCCGGAGGTGATCCCGCCCGCGGGCGTCGCCACCGAACAGTCCGCGTACCGATCCGTGTTGACGTTCCGCGACCGCCTCGAACGCGGCGAGTTCGGCGCCGAGCGGTTCCGCAGCGGCGGCGAGTACGCCGACGGCGAGGCGAGCGGAGGCGCCTCCGGTGGTGGCAGTGCCGCCGAGGTGGACGGCACGGCTGCCGACGACGAGGCGTTCAAGCGGGCGGTCCGCGCGGAGTTCGGCCTGGACGGGTTGACGGGTGCCGACGAGGACACCGTCGAGGACGCCCTCGAGATCCTCGCGAACGGCCGCGAGGCGGAGGCCGCCGAGCGGCTGACGGACCGTTTCGAGTCCGTCTGCGAGCGCGAGGCGCCGGCCGAACACGACCACGGCGACGGACAGGTGGCGGCGTGTCACCTGTACCGCGACGACGAGCACGACGACACCGACGACGAGCCGCCGACCGAACCGGACATCGAGTCCGCGTTCGGCGGGGTGCCGTCCGGGGCCGCCGCGACGGAGTCGACTGCGGCCGGCGGCGACGACGACCCCGTGGACGGGGCGTGA
- a CDS encoding DMT family transporter yields the protein MSRYRDAGLFLALAAAWGTAFVAIKAGLGTPTAPAGFFETPVLFAALRFDLAGLLMLGYAAVVASDPIPRGRRAWAAVGVGAVLIIAGYHALLFVGETDPAVTSAAAAVIVSLNPVLTTGFSRLLLPEESLGLVGAGGLLVGLLGAVVLANPDPSALLSGGAVAKGLVFAAVTAFALGSVVTERLDAGVEIETVEAWSMVLGAALLHLAAVGLGESPGDVRWTATALGALGFLAVVASAGGFLIYFTLLDRLGSVEINLVSYVVPPFAAVTGWLLLGETPTVATWAGFGLVVVGFGLLKRRVLRAEVKRLRGRGVGPGD from the coding sequence GTGAGCAGGTACAGAGACGCCGGGCTGTTCCTCGCGCTCGCGGCGGCGTGGGGGACGGCGTTCGTCGCGATCAAGGCCGGGCTCGGGACGCCGACGGCACCGGCGGGCTTCTTCGAGACGCCGGTGTTGTTCGCCGCGCTCCGGTTCGACCTCGCCGGGCTGTTGATGCTCGGGTACGCCGCCGTGGTGGCGTCGGACCCGATCCCACGTGGCCGGCGCGCGTGGGCAGCCGTCGGCGTCGGTGCGGTCCTCATCATCGCTGGCTACCACGCGCTGTTGTTCGTCGGCGAGACGGACCCGGCGGTGACCAGCGCCGCCGCAGCGGTGATCGTGAGTCTCAACCCGGTGTTGACGACCGGCTTCTCCCGACTGTTGCTCCCCGAGGAGTCGCTCGGACTCGTCGGCGCGGGCGGGCTCCTCGTCGGGTTGCTCGGCGCCGTCGTGTTGGCGAACCCGGACCCGTCGGCGCTGCTCTCCGGTGGTGCCGTCGCGAAGGGGCTGGTGTTCGCTGCCGTCACGGCGTTCGCGCTCGGCTCGGTCGTCACGGAGCGACTCGACGCGGGTGTCGAGATCGAGACCGTCGAGGCGTGGTCGATGGTGCTCGGTGCCGCGTTGCTCCACCTCGCGGCCGTGGGACTCGGGGAGAGCCCCGGCGACGTGCGCTGGACCGCGACGGCGCTCGGTGCGCTCGGCTTCCTCGCGGTCGTCGCCTCCGCCGGTGGGTTCCTGATCTACTTCACGCTGCTCGATCGCCTCGGCTCCGTGGAGATCAACCTCGTCTCGTACGTCGTTCCGCCGTTCGCGGCGGTGACCGGCTGGCTACTGCTCGGCGAGACGCCCACCGTCGCGACCTGGGCCGGGTTCGGCCTCGTCGTCGTCGGGTTCGGACTGCTGAAACGGCGGGTGTTGCGGGCGGAGGTGAAGCGACTCCGCGGACGTGGCGTCGGACCCGGCGACTGA
- a CDS encoding cystathionine gamma-synthase: protein MDESPDERSDETPEFHIETDAIHAGQEPDADNGALMTPIYANSTYEQDGPGDHRGYEYSRTGNPTRTDLEENLAALEGGEYGRAFSSGMGAINTILNLLEAGDHVVAGDDVYGGTHRIFTQVYEDYDLEFDFVDTTDHDAVGDAMRESTELVWVETPTNPLMQVNDVGALADLAHAHDALCVVDNTFATPYLQRPLELGADVVSHSLTKYLGGHSDVVGGALITDDEELDEQIGFYQNSVGATPSPFDCFLVLRGTKTLPVRMDRHCENARTLAEWLADHDAVDEVYYPGLESHPQHELAAAQMDDFGGMLSFEFDGTLEQASTVVEETEVFTLAESLGGVESLIEQPAAMTHAAIPREERLAAGLTDGLIRVSVGVEHVADMKRDLQSAFDAALAE from the coding sequence ATGGACGAGTCACCCGACGAGCGGAGCGACGAGACCCCCGAGTTCCACATCGAGACGGACGCGATCCACGCCGGACAGGAGCCGGACGCCGACAACGGCGCGTTGATGACGCCAATCTACGCCAACTCCACCTACGAGCAGGACGGTCCCGGCGACCACCGCGGCTACGAGTACTCTCGGACGGGGAACCCGACCCGGACCGACTTGGAGGAGAACCTCGCCGCGCTGGAGGGTGGCGAGTACGGCCGCGCGTTCTCCTCGGGGATGGGTGCGATCAACACCATCCTGAACCTGCTGGAGGCGGGCGACCACGTCGTCGCGGGCGACGACGTGTACGGCGGCACACACCGGATCTTCACACAGGTGTACGAGGACTACGACCTCGAGTTCGACTTCGTCGACACGACGGACCACGACGCCGTCGGCGACGCGATGCGGGAGTCGACCGAGTTGGTGTGGGTGGAGACGCCGACGAACCCGCTGATGCAGGTCAACGACGTGGGTGCGCTCGCAGACCTCGCCCACGCCCACGACGCGTTGTGTGTCGTCGACAACACGTTCGCGACGCCGTACCTCCAGCGGCCGCTGGAACTCGGCGCGGACGTGGTGTCACACTCGCTGACGAAGTACCTCGGCGGCCACTCTGACGTGGTCGGCGGCGCCCTGATCACGGACGACGAGGAGCTGGACGAGCAGATCGGCTTCTACCAGAACTCCGTGGGGGCGACGCCGTCCCCGTTCGACTGTTTCCTCGTGCTCCGCGGGACGAAGACACTCCCGGTGCGGATGGACCGCCACTGCGAGAACGCCCGGACGCTCGCAGAGTGGCTCGCAGACCACGACGCCGTCGACGAGGTGTACTACCCCGGCCTGGAGAGTCACCCGCAACACGAGCTCGCGGCCGCCCAGATGGACGACTTCGGCGGGATGCTCTCCTTCGAGTTCGACGGGACGCTGGAGCAGGCGTCCACGGTCGTCGAGGAGACGGAGGTGTTCACCCTCGCGGAGTCGCTCGGTGGCGTCGAGAGTCTGATCGAACAGCCGGCGGCGATGACCCACGCCGCGATCCCGCGCGAGGAGCGGCTCGCGGCGGGGTTGACGGACGGGCTGATCCGCGTGAGCGTCGGTGTCGAACACGTCGCGGACATGAAGCGTGACCTGCAGTCGGCCTTCGACGCGGCGCTGGCGGAGTGA
- a CDS encoding multiprotein-bridging factor 1 family protein — translation MAKYSTGGSGSAGSGDACELCGREDANLSRENVAGANLLVCGDCAPHGDGGDDRGGSSGDASGTGGDEPEPSARKRAAQNAAGVYDASQANPDWVEEGTDYEDDRLPYLVSDYGEAAERARQDAGLTVEELAAELGLDEDDVLAVEQGRAARANVGGSVVERLEEFLDTELIDE, via the coding sequence ATGGCCAAGTACTCGACGGGCGGCTCGGGCTCCGCCGGGTCCGGCGACGCCTGCGAACTCTGCGGACGCGAAGACGCGAACCTCTCGCGGGAGAACGTCGCCGGTGCGAACCTGCTCGTCTGTGGCGACTGCGCGCCACACGGCGACGGCGGCGACGACCGCGGTGGGTCGAGCGGCGACGCCTCCGGCACCGGTGGCGACGAGCCGGAGCCGTCCGCTCGCAAGCGGGCCGCACAGAACGCCGCGGGCGTGTACGACGCCTCGCAGGCGAACCCCGACTGGGTCGAGGAGGGGACCGACTACGAGGACGACCGGCTCCCGTACCTCGTCTCCGACTACGGGGAGGCGGCCGAACGTGCCCGCCAGGACGCCGGGCTCACCGTCGAGGAGCTGGCGGCGGAACTCGGCCTCGACGAGGACGACGTGCTCGCCGTCGAACAGGGTCGCGCGGCCCGCGCGAACGTCGGCGGCTCCGTCGTCGAACGACTGGAGGAGTTCCTCGACACGGAACTGATCGACGAGTAG
- a CDS encoding alanyl-tRNA editing protein: MTSSLAPAEPTVREFEATVEAVDGTSVRLSETYFYPASGGQPADRGTLGETAVHHVAEGGEGNDESEGVVHELAEPPRFEAGDTVVGTIDDDFRTYCTRAHTASHVLYGAGRHLLDELGYGGFDIGTETVRVDFTTPTEIDDETLVELERLANRAVWEARPVSWETVPVAEARSREEVSFNTKTEEGVMADADTVRVVTVDGWDWAACGGTHVRNTSEIGPVTVTDRSNPGEGMTRVEFAVGPTGIDRRATVHENARRAATTLDANLETLPEEATALRERADELAAEVESLRTAAVDAAVADLPTVDRDGTTWRVGTVTADDPNVVGECAQERVGDEAAVIAAVESGAAPFLVVASDGSVDAGAVVADATDEFGGGGGGGPTFAQGGGLGADGETVAAWLREG, encoded by the coding sequence ATGACGAGTTCACTCGCACCGGCGGAGCCGACGGTGCGCGAGTTCGAGGCGACGGTCGAGGCGGTCGACGGCACCAGCGTGCGACTCTCGGAGACGTACTTCTACCCGGCGTCGGGCGGACAACCCGCCGACCGCGGCACACTGGGCGAGACGGCGGTGCACCACGTCGCCGAGGGAGGAGAGGGGAACGACGAGAGCGAGGGTGTCGTCCACGAACTCGCGGAGCCGCCGAGGTTCGAGGCTGGCGACACGGTGGTCGGCACGATCGACGACGACTTCCGGACGTACTGTACCCGTGCTCACACCGCGAGCCACGTCCTGTACGGCGCGGGCCGACACCTCCTCGACGAGTTGGGGTACGGCGGGTTCGACATCGGGACGGAGACGGTCCGGGTCGACTTCACCACGCCGACGGAGATCGACGACGAGACGCTTGTGGAGTTGGAGCGACTCGCGAACCGCGCGGTGTGGGAGGCTCGCCCGGTCTCGTGGGAGACCGTCCCGGTCGCCGAGGCTCGATCCCGCGAGGAGGTGTCGTTCAACACGAAGACGGAGGAGGGAGTCATGGCCGACGCCGACACCGTGCGGGTCGTCACCGTCGACGGGTGGGACTGGGCGGCCTGTGGCGGCACACACGTCCGGAACACGAGCGAGATCGGTCCGGTGACGGTGACGGACCGCTCGAACCCCGGCGAGGGGATGACTCGTGTGGAGTTCGCCGTCGGGCCGACGGGAATCGACCGGCGCGCGACGGTCCACGAGAACGCCCGCCGCGCCGCGACGACACTCGACGCGAACCTGGAGACGCTGCCAGAGGAGGCGACGGCACTGCGCGAGCGCGCCGACGAGTTGGCCGCCGAGGTCGAGTCGCTGCGGACGGCGGCCGTCGACGCGGCGGTGGCGGACCTCCCGACGGTGGACCGCGACGGCACGACGTGGCGCGTCGGGACGGTGACGGCCGACGATCCGAACGTCGTCGGCGAGTGTGCACAAGAGCGCGTCGGCGACGAGGCGGCCGTGATCGCCGCGGTCGAGAGCGGCGCGGCCCCGTTCCTCGTCGTCGCCTCCGACGGCAGCGTCGACGCCGGTGCGGTGGTCGCC